The following are encoded together in the Paraburkholderia sp. BL10I2N1 genome:
- a CDS encoding UPF0280 family protein has translation MNATRMQLHDRRWHWQHGPIDLIVAADGDAAAVRAAHEAGWQRFTTVLAELVSELPLLKRAIAGDAAQADNPCQGAVARRMWRACHAHRAHYITPMAAVAGSVADELIEAFQRIGVRRAFINNGGDIALHLGQNESYRVGVFSDLAAFGGTPLDAVDALDANITLDYATPVRGVATSGWRGRSFSLGIADSVTVLAPTAAQADAAATMIANAVDVDHAGIVRRPASSLKDESDLGDIPVTVDVPVLRQPLIDIALERGAEEAARLFDLGLIEGAALFLQRRTRVVGTTHPGDTLRAAGAGGTRRINQQTEAPCSKYAAC, from the coding sequence ATGAACGCGACCCGCATGCAACTCCACGACCGGCGCTGGCATTGGCAACACGGTCCGATCGACCTGATCGTCGCGGCGGACGGCGATGCAGCCGCCGTCCGTGCAGCGCATGAAGCAGGCTGGCAGCGGTTTACGACGGTACTCGCGGAGCTGGTGTCGGAACTGCCGCTATTGAAACGCGCGATCGCAGGCGATGCAGCGCAAGCCGACAATCCTTGCCAGGGGGCCGTCGCGCGCAGAATGTGGCGGGCGTGTCATGCACATCGAGCGCACTACATCACACCGATGGCAGCGGTCGCAGGCAGCGTGGCGGACGAACTGATCGAAGCGTTCCAGCGAATTGGCGTGCGGCGTGCGTTCATTAATAACGGCGGCGACATCGCACTTCATCTGGGGCAGAACGAGTCCTACCGCGTCGGTGTGTTCAGCGATCTCGCCGCCTTCGGTGGCACGCCACTCGACGCCGTCGATGCACTGGATGCGAACATCACGCTAGACTACGCCACGCCGGTGCGCGGCGTTGCGACAAGCGGCTGGCGCGGCCGCAGCTTCAGTCTTGGCATCGCTGATAGCGTAACCGTGCTGGCGCCCACGGCGGCGCAGGCCGACGCAGCCGCCACCATGATTGCGAATGCCGTCGATGTCGATCATGCGGGTATCGTGCGACGTCCGGCTTCGTCGCTGAAGGATGAAAGCGATTTGGGCGATATCCCTGTCACTGTCGACGTCCCGGTGCTACGCCAACCGTTGATCGATATCGCGCTCGAGCGCGGCGCGGAGGAAGCGGCGCGTCTCTTCGATCTCGGGTTGATCGAAGGCGCAGCACTGTTTCTGCAACGGCGCACACGCGTCGTCGGCACGACGCACCCAGGCGACACGTTGCGCGCAGCGGGCGCAGGCGGCACGCGTCGGATCAATCAACAGACGGAGGCTCCGTGTTCGAAATACGCCGCGTGCTGA
- a CDS encoding 6-hydroxynicotinate reductase, whose protein sequence is MTEHTKVDFGAERVDGEVASTPGPTVLEKSAPRSERMASNKIECNACPVLCQISEGRTGACDRYANAGGRLIRVDPVVFVSRAVSATEGPAVEFGAAAGAQDPVKEQALFVTGVGASSTYPDYKPAPFIVSSKLDDVDMVTVVTEGIFSYCSFKVKIDTDRFLGPEQSNVRCQGEIVGHVTTAEYGSQMLSLGGVHHLTGGSKKEGRVTCDMMQALGNKEAVEFTIDGGASLVIRAGAAPVVDGVEEKRMRVGCGSATIGIFAKQWFGHVDEVVVVDDHITGVLTEHQAGRCLGMTRSGLKIRGRKSTPGRYFQVANPGIGWGGTDIQDPLAIIEGFDPSVARPGMRLLMVSTTGEHAQWYELDQNLVPQLASMPDVVQRTVERIGENCEPSLATVLFIGGAGGSLRAGATENPVLLTRAIKQRLVNVTCGGAPAYVWPGGGITVMVDVTRMPDRSFGTVPTPAIVAPIEFSMTVDAYRDLGGHMEAVRSLESVLANGPDHLEGAPLARRTLARHTDNPWPLGVPPMLG, encoded by the coding sequence ATGACTGAACATACGAAGGTCGATTTCGGTGCGGAGCGGGTTGATGGCGAAGTGGCCTCGACGCCTGGTCCCACCGTGCTCGAAAAATCGGCGCCGCGCAGCGAGCGGATGGCGTCGAACAAGATCGAATGCAATGCCTGTCCGGTGTTGTGTCAGATATCGGAAGGCCGCACCGGCGCGTGCGACCGCTATGCGAACGCAGGTGGCCGGCTGATTCGCGTCGATCCCGTGGTGTTCGTATCGCGCGCGGTTTCGGCAACGGAAGGGCCCGCGGTCGAATTCGGTGCAGCGGCCGGCGCGCAGGATCCTGTCAAGGAACAGGCACTCTTTGTCACTGGCGTGGGCGCATCGTCCACCTATCCTGACTACAAGCCCGCGCCTTTCATCGTGTCGTCGAAGCTCGACGACGTCGATATGGTCACGGTCGTCACGGAAGGCATCTTTAGCTACTGCAGCTTCAAGGTAAAGATCGACACGGATCGTTTTCTCGGGCCGGAGCAGTCGAACGTGCGTTGTCAGGGCGAAATTGTCGGCCACGTCACGACGGCCGAATATGGTTCGCAGATGCTGAGCCTCGGCGGCGTGCATCATCTGACAGGCGGCAGCAAGAAGGAAGGCCGCGTGACCTGCGACATGATGCAGGCACTTGGGAACAAGGAAGCGGTCGAATTCACCATCGACGGCGGCGCGAGTCTCGTCATTCGCGCGGGCGCGGCGCCCGTCGTGGACGGAGTCGAAGAAAAGCGGATGCGCGTCGGTTGCGGGTCGGCCACGATTGGTATCTTCGCGAAACAATGGTTTGGTCACGTCGATGAAGTCGTGGTGGTCGACGATCACATTACCGGTGTGCTGACCGAGCACCAGGCGGGACGTTGCCTTGGCATGACACGTTCCGGTCTGAAGATTCGCGGACGCAAGTCGACGCCGGGCCGCTATTTTCAGGTGGCCAATCCCGGCATCGGCTGGGGCGGCACGGATATCCAGGACCCGCTTGCGATCATCGAAGGTTTCGATCCTTCAGTTGCGCGCCCCGGCATGCGTCTGTTGATGGTGTCGACAACCGGCGAGCACGCGCAGTGGTATGAACTCGACCAGAATCTCGTACCGCAGCTGGCTTCGATGCCGGACGTGGTGCAAAGAACGGTAGAGCGCATCGGCGAGAACTGCGAGCCGTCGCTTGCCACGGTGCTGTTTATCGGCGGCGCGGGCGGTAGCCTGCGCGCCGGCGCAACCGAAAACCCCGTGCTGCTGACACGCGCGATCAAGCAGCGTCTGGTGAACGTGACATGCGGCGGAGCGCCAGCCTATGTGTGGCCAGGCGGGGGCATTACCGTGATGGTCGACGTGACGCGCATGCCCGACCGTTCGTTCGGCACGGTCCCCACGCCGGCGATCGTCGCGCCGATCGAATTTTCGATGACCGTCGACGCGTATCGCGATCTGGGCGGTCATATGGAAGCGGTCCGCTCGCTGGAAAGCGTGCTGGCGAACGGGCCGGATCACCTGGAAGGCGCACCGCTTGCTCGCCGCACGCTCGCCCGGCATACGGACAACCCATGGCCGCTCGGCGTACCGCCGATGCTCGGATAA
- the fdxA gene encoding ferredoxin FdxA: MTHVVTEACIRCRYTDCVEVYPVDCFHAGPNMLVIDPDECIDCAVCVAECPINAIYAEEDVPVAQQAFIALNAELAGAFPVTTKAEPPLADAETWKDVTDKLHLLER; encoded by the coding sequence GTGACTCATGTCGTGACAGAAGCGTGCATCCGCTGCCGCTATACCGATTGTGTCGAGGTCTATCCGGTCGACTGCTTTCATGCAGGGCCAAACATGCTGGTGATTGATCCGGATGAATGCATCGACTGTGCGGTCTGCGTTGCCGAGTGCCCGATCAATGCAATTTACGCCGAAGAGGATGTGCCCGTTGCGCAGCAAGCTTTCATTGCGCTGAACGCGGAGCTTGCAGGCGCATTTCCCGTGACCACGAAAGCCGAACCGCCGCTCGCCGATGCCGAAACGTGGAAGGACGTCACGGACAAGCTGCATCTGCTCGAGCGCTAA
- a CDS encoding NAD(P)/FAD-dependent oxidoreductase has translation MNEVVDHPVEHRTHAEPPSPIETDALIVGAGPVGLFQVFELGLLEIKAHVIDSLPVVGGQCVELYPDKPIYDIPAVPICTGQELADNLLRQIEPFGATFHLGQEVQIIERLTDGRFFVRTSKGTEFFTKTIFIAAGVGSFQPRTLKVSGIDKHHGRQLFYRIRDPELFRDKDIVVCGGGDSALDWALNLVDIAQSVVLVHRRDEFRAAPASVAKMHALCDDMRMQCLIGQINGFEDHHEALRRIKVAGGDGVTRTLELDHLLVFFGLSPQLGPIAQWGLDIARKQVSVDTEKFETNVPGIFAVGDINTYPGKKKLILSGFHEAALAAFGAAPYIFPDRKIHMQYTTTSSKLHKVLGVESPVFD, from the coding sequence ATGAACGAGGTTGTCGACCATCCAGTCGAGCATCGCACGCACGCCGAACCGCCATCGCCCATCGAAACCGACGCATTGATCGTCGGTGCCGGGCCGGTCGGCCTCTTCCAGGTGTTCGAACTGGGGCTGCTTGAAATCAAGGCGCATGTCATCGATTCGCTGCCCGTTGTCGGTGGTCAGTGCGTCGAGCTTTATCCGGACAAACCGATCTACGACATTCCGGCAGTGCCGATCTGTACCGGACAGGAACTCGCCGATAACCTGCTCAGGCAGATCGAGCCGTTCGGCGCGACATTTCACCTTGGCCAGGAGGTGCAGATCATCGAGCGCCTGACAGATGGCCGCTTCTTCGTGCGCACGAGTAAGGGCACCGAATTCTTTACGAAGACGATTTTCATCGCAGCGGGCGTCGGTTCGTTCCAGCCGCGCACGCTGAAAGTAAGCGGCATCGACAAACATCACGGTCGTCAACTCTTCTACCGTATACGCGATCCTGAACTGTTCCGCGACAAGGACATCGTTGTCTGCGGCGGTGGGGACTCCGCGCTCGACTGGGCGCTCAACCTCGTTGACATTGCGCAAAGCGTCGTGCTCGTCCATCGGCGCGACGAGTTCCGCGCCGCTCCGGCATCGGTTGCGAAAATGCACGCGCTGTGCGACGACATGCGAATGCAATGCCTGATTGGCCAGATCAACGGCTTCGAGGACCATCACGAAGCGCTGCGGCGTATCAAGGTGGCAGGCGGCGACGGCGTCACGCGCACACTTGAACTCGATCATCTGCTGGTGTTCTTCGGACTCTCGCCGCAACTTGGCCCGATTGCACAGTGGGGCCTCGACATTGCACGCAAGCAGGTTTCTGTCGATACAGAGAAGTTCGAGACGAATGTGCCCGGCATTTTCGCAGTCGGCGACATCAACACGTACCCGGGGAAGAAGAAGCTGATCCTGTCGGGCTTTCATGAAGCGGCGCTGGCCGCATTCGGCGCAGCGCCGTATATCTTCCCGGACCGCAAGATTCACATGCAGTACACGACGACGAGCTCGAAGCTGCACAAGGTACTCGGCGTCGAGTCGCCGGTGTTCGACTGA
- a CDS encoding TetR family transcriptional regulator, with protein sequence MSTTAARKPGTPGIRAKQAQDTRAKILRAAIRVFAKQGYASGRVESISKAAKSHDRMIYYYFGSKEQLFIEVLETIYSQFNEAESKLDLDLDDPAHGLAQMVEFVWQYYLDHPEFVTLLSSENLHQGKHSKKSSKLREISGYAISVVEKVLDAGKEKGVFRKRVQARDVYIMIASLGYFYNANQYTLGAFLGEPLMDKAKLTHWCEVIKETVLRAVLLHVPVDGDTPAVPPPVR encoded by the coding sequence ATGAGTACGACTGCTGCCCGCAAACCAGGCACCCCCGGCATCCGCGCGAAACAGGCGCAGGACACGCGCGCGAAGATCCTGCGAGCCGCTATCCGGGTCTTCGCGAAACAGGGCTATGCGAGCGGGCGCGTCGAGAGTATTTCGAAGGCCGCGAAGTCGCACGACAGGATGATCTATTACTACTTCGGCAGCAAGGAGCAGTTGTTCATCGAAGTGCTGGAAACGATCTACTCGCAGTTCAACGAAGCCGAGAGCAAGCTCGATCTGGATCTTGACGACCCGGCGCATGGCCTCGCGCAGATGGTCGAATTCGTCTGGCAGTACTACCTCGACCATCCGGAATTCGTCACGCTGCTGTCGAGCGAGAACCTGCACCAGGGCAAGCACTCGAAGAAATCATCGAAGCTGCGTGAGATCTCGGGCTATGCGATTTCGGTCGTCGAAAAAGTGCTCGACGCGGGCAAAGAGAAGGGCGTGTTTCGCAAGCGTGTGCAGGCGCGTGATGTGTACATCATGATCGCGTCGCTCGGGTACTTCTATAACGCCAACCAGTACACGCTTGGCGCCTTCCTCGGTGAGCCGCTGATGGACAAGGCGAAGCTCACGCACTGGTGTGAAGTCATCAAGGAAACGGTCTTGCGGGCGGTGCTGCTGCACGTGCCGGTCGACGGCGACACGCCTGCCGTGCCGCCGCCGGTTCGCTGA
- the pcaC gene encoding 4-carboxymuconolactone decarboxylase, which yields MTDDERYEAGMNVRRAVLGDAHVDRSLVNRTELTEEFQNLITRYAWGEIWTREGLPRHTRSLLTIAMMVALNRSEELALHLRAAKNNGVTREQIKEVLIQTAIYCGVPAANSAFHLADKLFREDDAAKA from the coding sequence ATGACCGACGACGAACGCTATGAAGCCGGCATGAACGTGCGCCGTGCAGTGCTGGGCGATGCACACGTCGATCGGTCGCTCGTGAACCGCACTGAACTGACGGAAGAATTCCAGAACCTGATCACCCGTTATGCGTGGGGCGAGATCTGGACGCGTGAGGGCTTGCCGCGTCACACGCGCAGCCTACTGACCATCGCGATGATGGTCGCACTCAATCGCAGTGAAGAGCTGGCGCTACATCTGCGCGCAGCGAAAAACAACGGCGTGACGCGCGAGCAGATCAAGGAAGTGCTGATACAGACGGCGATCTATTGCGGCGTACCGGCAGCGAACTCGGCATTTCATCTGGCCGACAAGCTGTTCCGCGAGGACGATGCCGCGAAGGCGTAA
- the pcaD gene encoding 3-oxoadipate enol-lactonase: protein MTYAAVNGTDIHYRVDGEQDGNAPWIVLSNSLGSDLSMWTPQVAAFSKHFRVLRYDTRGHGHSAAPKGPYTIDQLTGDVLGLMDSLKIERAHFCGVSMGGLTGVALAARHANRLNRVVLCNTAARIGSPEVWVPRAARARTEGMLTLSDAVLPRWFTAGFFEREPLVLAQIRDVFVHTDAEGYALNCEAIDATDLRPEAPGINVPALVISGTHDLAATPAQGQELAAAIPGARYVELDASHISNIEMADVFTKTVLDFLTEQQ, encoded by the coding sequence ATGACCTACGCCGCAGTGAACGGCACCGATATTCATTATCGGGTGGACGGTGAACAGGACGGCAACGCGCCGTGGATCGTGCTGTCGAATTCGCTTGGCAGCGATCTGTCGATGTGGACGCCGCAGGTGGCCGCGTTTTCGAAGCACTTCCGTGTGCTGCGTTACGACACGCGCGGTCATGGTCACTCGGCAGCGCCGAAAGGACCGTACACGATCGACCAGTTGACGGGCGACGTGCTCGGCCTGATGGATTCGCTCAAGATCGAGCGCGCGCATTTTTGCGGCGTGTCGATGGGCGGCCTGACCGGCGTTGCGCTGGCTGCGCGTCATGCAAACCGTCTGAATCGTGTCGTGCTGTGCAATACGGCGGCGCGCATCGGTTCGCCTGAAGTGTGGGTGCCGCGTGCGGCGCGGGCTCGTACGGAAGGGATGCTGACGCTGTCCGATGCGGTGTTGCCGCGCTGGTTCACCGCAGGCTTCTTCGAACGCGAGCCGCTCGTGCTGGCGCAGATCCGCGACGTGTTCGTGCATACCGATGCCGAAGGCTACGCGTTGAACTGCGAGGCCATCGATGCAACCGATCTGCGTCCGGAAGCACCTGGCATCAACGTGCCCGCGCTTGTGATCAGCGGCACGCACGATCTCGCTGCGACGCCGGCACAAGGTCAGGAACTCGCCGCCGCGATTCCGGGTGCGCGCTATGTCGAACTGGATGCATCGCATATTTCCAACATCGAGATGGCCGACGTATTCACGAAGACCGTACTCGACTTCCTGACGGAGCAGCAATGA
- a CDS encoding 3-carboxy-cis,cis-muconate cycloisomerase, with translation MLEASARLTGLICGTQPMNDLWSPRSTLQRMLDVEAALARASAAHGVIPQTAVAAIEATCHADQLDADALARDAALGGNLAIPLVKQLTACVKAVDAEASKYVHWGATSQDIIDTATVLQLRDTFDLLDTQLKGTCAAIAALARTHRATPMIGRTWLQQALPITLGLKFAQWLDALLRHRDRLDALRARVLVLQFGGAAGTLASLRDAAPAVTQALAKELELAVPTLPWHTQRDRIAETASVLGMLIGTLGKIARDISLQMQTELGEVAEPAAAGKGGSSTMPHKRNPVACAAVLTAATRAPGLVATVLAGMVQEHERALGGWQAEWDALPDLARLAGGALANIEQIASGLDVNVERLTANLEVTHGLILGESVMLALGDSIGRLDAHHLVEQASKSAVQTGRSLFEVLAADANVTQHLPVEQLKRLLDPAQYVGQAHAYVDAALALYTARENRAKDQE, from the coding sequence ATGCTCGAAGCCAGTGCCCGTCTGACGGGCCTCATCTGCGGCACGCAGCCGATGAACGACCTCTGGTCACCCCGCTCGACGCTGCAACGGATGCTCGACGTCGAAGCCGCGCTAGCGCGTGCTTCGGCGGCTCACGGCGTGATTCCGCAAACGGCTGTTGCCGCGATCGAAGCCACCTGCCACGCCGACCAGCTGGACGCCGACGCGCTCGCACGCGATGCCGCGCTCGGCGGCAATCTGGCGATTCCGCTAGTCAAGCAGCTGACTGCCTGCGTGAAAGCCGTGGACGCGGAGGCTTCCAAATACGTCCATTGGGGCGCGACAAGCCAGGACATCATCGATACGGCGACCGTCCTGCAACTGCGCGACACGTTTGATCTGCTCGACACCCAGTTAAAAGGGACCTGCGCAGCGATAGCGGCGCTCGCGCGCACGCATCGCGCGACGCCGATGATCGGTCGCACGTGGCTGCAACAGGCGCTGCCCATTACGCTCGGGCTGAAATTCGCGCAATGGCTCGACGCGCTGCTACGGCATCGCGACCGGCTCGACGCGCTGCGCGCACGTGTGCTGGTGCTGCAGTTCGGCGGCGCGGCGGGCACGCTTGCGAGCCTGCGCGACGCCGCGCCCGCGGTGACACAGGCCCTCGCCAAAGAACTCGAACTCGCCGTTCCCACGCTGCCGTGGCACACGCAACGCGACCGGATCGCGGAGACCGCATCTGTGCTTGGCATGCTGATCGGCACGCTCGGCAAGATCGCGCGCGATATTTCCCTGCAGATGCAGACCGAACTCGGCGAAGTGGCCGAGCCAGCGGCAGCGGGCAAGGGCGGCTCGTCGACGATGCCGCACAAGCGCAACCCGGTCGCCTGCGCGGCGGTCCTGACGGCCGCGACCCGTGCGCCGGGGCTCGTCGCCACGGTGCTGGCCGGCATGGTCCAGGAGCACGAACGTGCGCTCGGCGGCTGGCAGGCTGAGTGGGACGCGCTGCCGGACCTCGCGCGCCTTGCAGGCGGCGCGCTGGCGAATATCGAACAGATTGCCTCCGGTCTCGACGTGAACGTCGAGCGCCTCACCGCCAATCTCGAAGTGACGCACGGTCTGATTCTCGGCGAATCCGTGATGCTTGCGCTTGGCGACAGCATCGGTCGGCTCGACGCACATCATCTCGTCGAACAGGCGTCGAAGTCGGCGGTCCAGACGGGGCGGTCGCTCTTCGAAGTGCTCGCCGCTGATGCGAACGTCACGCAACATCTTCCGGTCGAGCAGTTGAAGCGCCTGCTCGACCCTGCGCAGTATGTCGGCCAGGCTCACGCTTACGTGGACGCCGCGCTGGCCCTTTACACCGCGCGCGAAAACCGCGCTAAAGATCAGGAGTAA
- a CDS encoding 3-oxoacid CoA-transferase subunit B, translating into MKRLTRDEMAKRVAQDIPEGAYVNLGIGVPTLVANHLDASKEIFLHSENGLLGMGPAPAKGEEDDELINAGKQHVTLLTGGAYFHHADSFAMMRGGHLDFCVLGAFQVSAKGDLANWHTGAPDAIPAVGGAMDLAIGAKQVYVMMEHLTKQGESKIAAECSYPVTGVNCVDRIYTDLAMIDVTADGLVVREIFSDIDFTELQKLTGIPLIDATQPAASAA; encoded by the coding sequence ATGAAACGACTGACCCGCGATGAAATGGCCAAGCGCGTCGCACAGGACATCCCTGAAGGCGCGTATGTCAACCTCGGCATTGGCGTGCCGACGCTGGTGGCGAACCACCTCGATGCAAGCAAGGAAATCTTCCTGCACAGCGAAAACGGTCTCCTGGGCATGGGCCCCGCGCCCGCCAAAGGCGAGGAAGACGACGAACTGATCAACGCCGGCAAGCAGCACGTCACGCTGCTCACGGGCGGCGCCTATTTCCATCACGCGGATTCGTTTGCGATGATGCGCGGCGGCCATCTGGACTTTTGCGTGCTCGGCGCGTTCCAGGTCTCGGCCAAGGGGGACCTCGCGAACTGGCATACGGGTGCGCCCGATGCGATTCCGGCCGTTGGCGGCGCGATGGATCTGGCGATCGGCGCGAAGCAGGTGTACGTGATGATGGAGCATCTGACGAAGCAGGGCGAAAGCAAGATCGCCGCGGAATGCTCGTATCCGGTGACGGGTGTGAACTGCGTCGACCGGATCTACACGGACCTCGCCATGATCGACGTGACGGCTGACGGTCTCGTCGTGCGCGAGATTTTCTCCGATATCGACTTCACCGAATTGCAGAAGCTGACCGGCATTCCGCTCATCGACGCCACGCAGCCTGCCGCAAGCGCAGCGTAG
- a CDS encoding 3-oxoacid CoA-transferase subunit A, with amino-acid sequence MINKIFDSLQSAVADINDGATIMIGGFGTAGMPSELIDALIEQGSRDLTIVNNNAGNGDIGLAALLKAKRVRKIICSFPRQTDSYVFDALYRAGEIELELVPQGNLAERIRAAGAGIGGFFTPTGYGTKLAEGKETRLIDGKHYVLESPLHADFALIKALKGDRWGNLIYRKTARNFGPIMASAAKTAIAQVSEVVPLGALDPEVIVTPGIFVQRVIEVPQAAHQNAAA; translated from the coding sequence ATGATCAACAAGATATTCGATTCTCTTCAGTCGGCGGTGGCCGATATCAATGACGGCGCGACGATCATGATCGGAGGCTTCGGTACGGCGGGCATGCCTTCCGAACTGATCGACGCACTGATCGAGCAGGGCTCGCGCGACCTCACTATCGTGAACAACAACGCCGGCAACGGCGATATCGGCCTCGCGGCGCTGCTGAAAGCGAAGCGCGTGCGCAAGATCATCTGTTCGTTTCCGCGCCAGACCGATTCGTACGTGTTCGACGCGCTGTACCGCGCCGGCGAAATCGAGCTGGAACTCGTGCCGCAGGGCAATCTCGCCGAGCGTATTCGCGCAGCGGGCGCGGGCATCGGCGGCTTTTTCACGCCGACCGGCTATGGCACGAAACTCGCCGAGGGCAAGGAAACGCGCCTCATCGACGGCAAGCATTACGTGCTCGAATCACCGCTTCACGCAGACTTCGCGCTGATCAAGGCGCTCAAGGGTGACCGCTGGGGCAATCTGATCTATCGCAAGACCGCGCGTAACTTTGGCCCGATCATGGCGAGCGCGGCAAAGACCGCGATTGCACAGGTATCGGAAGTGGTGCCGCTCGGTGCACTCGATCCTGAAGTGATCGTGACCCCCGGCATCTTTGTGCAACGCGTGATCGAAGTACCGCAGGCAGCGCATCAAAACGCTGCGGCCTGA